The proteins below are encoded in one region of Mycobacterium shinjukuense:
- the priA gene encoding bifunctional 1-(5-phosphoribosyl)-5-((5-phosphoribosylamino)methylideneamino)imidazole-4-carboxamide isomerase/phosphoribosylanthranilate isomerase PriA: MPLTLLPAVDVVGGRAVRLVQGKAGSETEYGSAVDAALGWQRDGAEWIHLVDLDAAFGRGCNRELLAEVVGKLDVRVELSGGIRDDESLSAALATGCTRVNLGTAALENPRWCARMIAAHGDKVAVGLDVQIIDGQHRLRGRGWETDGGNLWEVLERLDSEGCSRFVVTDVTRDGTLGGPNLELLSRVAEATDAPVIASGGVSSLDDLRAIAALTSRGVEGAIVGKALYAGRFTLPQALAAVRE; the protein is encoded by the coding sequence ATGCCGTTGACCTTGCTACCCGCTGTCGATGTGGTTGGGGGCCGTGCCGTGCGCCTGGTGCAAGGCAAGGCCGGTAGTGAAACCGAGTATGGCTCGGCGGTGGACGCCGCCCTGGGCTGGCAACGTGACGGCGCCGAGTGGATCCACCTGGTCGACCTGGACGCCGCATTTGGCCGCGGTTGCAACCGCGAACTGCTCGCCGAGGTGGTGGGCAAGCTCGACGTGCGGGTCGAACTGTCCGGCGGCATCCGCGACGACGAGTCGCTGAGCGCGGCGCTGGCCACCGGCTGCACTCGGGTCAATCTGGGTACGGCCGCGCTGGAAAACCCGCGGTGGTGTGCGCGGATGATCGCCGCCCACGGCGACAAGGTCGCCGTGGGCCTGGATGTGCAGATCATCGACGGGCAGCATCGGCTGCGCGGTCGTGGTTGGGAAACCGATGGCGGCAACCTCTGGGAAGTGTTGGAACGCCTTGACAGTGAGGGATGTTCGCGCTTCGTCGTCACCGACGTCACCAGGGACGGCACGCTGGGCGGGCCCAATCTGGAACTGCTGTCGCGCGTCGCCGAGGCCACCGACGCCCCGGTGATCGCCTCGGGCGGGGTGTCAAGCCTGGATGACCTCCGTGCCATCGCCGCTCTCACGTCACGAGGGGTGGAGGGGGCCATCGTGGGCAAGGCCCTCTACGCCGGGCGGTTCACCCTGCCGCAGGCGCTGGCCGCGGTTCGGGAGTAG
- the hisH gene encoding imidazole glycerol phosphate synthase subunit HisH encodes MTKKLVVVLDYGSGNLRSAQRALQRVGAEVEVTADATAALAADGLMVPGVGAFEACMTGLRTIGGEHIIAERVAAGRPVLGVCVGMQILFARGVEFGVETPGCGQWPGAVTHLDAPVVPHMGWNVVDAAAGSALFKGLPADARFYFVHSYAAQRWEGASDALLTWATHGTPFLAAVEHGALAATQFHPEKSGDAGAAMLSNWVEGL; translated from the coding sequence GTGACAAAGAAGTTGGTTGTTGTCCTGGACTACGGCTCGGGCAACCTGCGGTCGGCGCAGCGCGCGCTGCAGCGGGTCGGCGCCGAGGTCGAGGTAACCGCCGACGCCACGGCCGCGCTGGCCGCCGACGGGCTGATGGTGCCCGGCGTCGGCGCCTTCGAGGCGTGCATGACCGGTCTGCGCACGATCGGGGGAGAGCACATCATCGCCGAGCGGGTCGCAGCCGGACGCCCGGTGCTGGGCGTCTGTGTGGGCATGCAGATCCTGTTCGCCCGCGGGGTCGAGTTCGGGGTGGAGACCCCAGGCTGTGGGCAGTGGCCGGGTGCGGTCACCCATTTGGATGCCCCCGTGGTCCCGCACATGGGCTGGAACGTGGTCGACGCCGCAGCCGGCAGTGCGCTGTTCAAGGGTTTGCCCGCCGACGCGCGGTTCTATTTCGTGCACTCCTACGCCGCGCAGCGCTGGGAAGGCGCATCCGATGCGCTGCTGACCTGGGCCACACATGGGACACCGTTTTTGGCCGCGGTGGAGCATGGCGCGTTGGCCGCCACCCAGTTTCACCCGGAGAAAAGCGGGGATGCCGGCGCGGCGATGCTGAGCAACTGGGTCGAGGGGCTGTAG